Below is a window of Nocardia asteroides DNA.
CGCGCGCTGTCTCGAGGGCGAACGTCCGGTGCTGCTGATCGGCGCGCTGCGCAACTCCAAGGAGAAGTTCGCGGTCTGTGAACGCGCCGACACCACCCGGGTGTTGCGCGCCTGGGCGCCCGGTCTGCGGTCTCAGCCGTTCGAGGCGCCGTTCTTCACCTACACCGCCAACAGCCAGCAGTTCCGCCACGACGACGGGATGAAGATCGACCTGTCCAAGGCGACGGTGACCGTGACCGACGATCCCCAGAATCCCCGCTACATCGTCGGTTTCGTGGTCGAGGCGTACTGGAGTGCCATCTACTGACGTGCCAGGGCCACGACCGGCGCGAAGGCGTCGGCCAGTTCACCGGGGACGATCACTTCGTCGATACCGTAGCGGGCGCCGCGGGATTCGAGGATTTCCACAGCGGCCTGGGGATCGCTGGGGAGAAGTCCGGCGGCGTGTGCCGCGCGCAGCTTGTCGGCCGTGAGGCCCAGCCGGGCACTCAGCCAGACCGGGACGCGATCGCCGATGCCGGTGAGCTGCAGGGTGAACCGGATCGGCCGATCGGTGTGCTCGGTGACCATGCCGACCATGCGGGCCAGCTCGTCCTCGGTGGCATCCGGCGCGGCGGCCAGCAGGACACGGTCGGCGTGCGCGGCGGCCGTGGCCAGCATGCGCGGGCCGTTGGCCGCGATCACGACCGGTGGTGGGGGATCGACCTGCGCGCGAACCGCCGACACGGTGTCGATCAGGTGCTGTCGGCGTTCACCCGCGGAAGCCCATGGCAGGCCGAGCCTTTCGGCCTCGGACCGGGCGTCCGGTCGGCCGGTGCCGATGCCGAGTTCGAACCGGCCGTCCGACAGCAGTTGCAGCGCGGCCACATCCCGGACGGTCTGGCCGGTCGTGCGCAGCGGATCGGCGAGGACATTGGGGCGCAGCCGCAGGTGCCGGGTCACGGCGGCGGCCGCGGCCAGCGCCGGTAGGGGCGAGGGTGTGTAGAGCGTGTCCGGGAGCAGCACGGTCGCATAGCCGCGCCGCTCGGCGTCGACGACCGCCCGCGTCCATTCCGCACCTGAGCTCGGGGTCAGGATGATGCCGAATCGCATGGCCCGCTCCTACTTCTTCGCGCGGGGTTCGGTCAGTACGGCGAGGCGGGTGCGGTACTCGGCCTCGCTGATCTCGCCGCGGGCGAAACCGTCCCGCAGGGCGGCGACCCCGCCGCCGCGACCCGCGCAGCGCCTGCGGGCGAGGAACAGCACCGCGAGCACGGTGACCCAGAACAGCAGGGGGAAGATCCAGAAGAACGGCCAGGGATGCCAGCCGCCGTCGTAGTGGTCGGCCAGGACGGTGAGCGTCGTCGCGCTGTCGAAGATGTTCATGGATTCAGCCTGCTCGCGGGAAGCCGCGCGGACATCGGCCGCGCGACCCGATCACGGCTACGTCCGCAGGCGTAGCGCCGCCCGATCCACCGCCGCACCGGCTCCGAGCTGCCTTGGTACCGTGAATCCGTCGGAGATCCACCCGGAGGATGTGCACGGTGACGCTGATCGAATCTGGTGCGAGCGGTCTCGACAATGTGCTCGCCGGTCTGCAATGGCGCTTCGCAGGCCGGGACGAATTTGCGCTCGCCGCGGGCGGCTGGGAGCACCTCGCCGGCGGGCCGACCGCCCTGGTGGTGACCGACGGCCTGGTCCGGGTCCACTGCCCGGCCTCCGTTGATCACGACGGCGAGGCCGAGGATCTGGCGAGTGGCGATTTCCTGTTCGTCCCCCGCCCGAACCGCCTCGCCCTCACCGGCCTCGCCGAAAGCGCTGTGCTGCGGGTGCGGCTGGATCCGGTCGGGTCGGGCAACGCGATGGACGCGCTGCCGCGGCGGGTACTGCTCACCGAATTCGTCCGGCACGCACCGTTGGCCGCGACGATGCTGGAGCACCTGGTGCGGGACTGCCCCGACCCGTTCGGGGTGCAGGGCGACAGGGTCGCCACCTTGATCGGCTCGATGGCGATCGAGTCCTGGCATGCCCGCGGATGCGCGCCCAAGCGGTGGCTGTTGCGGGTGAACGAGCCCGGCGTGGCGCGGGCGGTGGCGGCGATGCACGCCGACCCCGGCCGGGAGTGGACGGTCGAGGCGCTGGCCCGGGTCGCGCTGGCGTCGCGATCCGGCTTCGCCGCGCGGTTCCAGGCGGCGACCGGGCTCACCCCGGGCCGCTATCTGACCGCACTGCGGGTCGAGCGGGCACAGCTGTTCCTGGCCGAGCGTGACGCCTCGGTCGGTGCGGTGGCGCGGCGGCTGGGCTATCGATCCGAGACCGCGTTCGGTCGCGCGTTCCGCAGGCACACGGGCCGCACACCGACCGAATGGCGACGTGCGGCCCGTGGGTGAGTGGCGGTGACACCGGTGGCGTCAGCCGCGCGACCTCGCCAGTGATACCCGCACCAGAACACCGCCGAGGATCGCGGCGCCTGCCGCGAACCCGTAGGTCGCGGCCAAACCGATGCCGTCCACGCCGCGTCCGCCGACCGCCGAACCCAGAATGATCGCGAGCTGGAACCCGCCGACCACCAGTCCGCTGCCCGCCTCGATCCGGTCGGGCAGCACCCGCGAAACCCACACCTGCACGAGGTTGAGGATGCCGCCGAACGCGCCGCCCCACACCACCACGGCCACATAGCCGAGCACCGGAACGGCAGCGGATCCGATGATCGCCAGCAGCGACAGCCCGATGGCCGTCGGCACCGCCACCAGCAGCACTTCGAGTCTGCGGTCGGCGAGCGATCCGAGCACGAAATTGCCGATCAGGCCGCCGATCCCGAACAGTGCCAGCAGCACCGGAACGGCCGTCGGTCCCGCGTCCATCAGCTCGGTCAACGCGGGGCGGATGTAGGTGAAGCCGGCGAAATGCCCGCCGATGACCGCGACCACACTCACCAGTCCTAGCGCGACGCCCGGCGCCCGCAACGCCGCGCCCATCGCCGCGAAGCCGATGCCCTTGCTCGGCGCGATCGGCGGCAGCATCAGCCGCACCGCGACCGCCGCGAGCACGGTGAGCCCGGCCGCGACCACGAACACCGTCCGCCACCCCGCGTACGTGCTCAGCAGCACGCCCAGCGGCACCCCGGCCACCGTGGCGACGGTGGTGCCGGCGTTCACGATCATCATCGCCCGGCCGAGCCGCTCGGCGGGCACCAGTTGCGCGGCGATCACCAGCGCCATCGACCAGTACCCGCCCACCGCGACGCCGAGCAGCAGCCGTGCGAGCAGCAGCGTCGCGATATTCGGCGCTACCGCGACCAGCACGTTCGACACCGCGGCCCCGACGGTCAGCACCAGCAGCAGCGTCCGCCGGTCGACCTTCGGAAACAGCGAGCCGAGTCCCAGCGCGGCCAGCAGCGCGGTCAGCGCGGTCGCGCTGACGGAGAGGCCGACCACCCCTTCCGGCACTCGCAGATCGTCGGCGAGCGCGGTCAGCACCCCCGGCGGCAGGAACTCGGCGGTCACCAGGGTGAAGCTGCCCAGAAACATGGTGAGCAGGGCGGGCCACGCGCGGCGGCCGGTGTGCGGCGCCGCGGCGAGGGTCGATGTCGTCGTCATGCGGGGTGCAACAACGCTGCTTTCCCCGGCTCGCGACCCAGACGCCACGAGACCCGACCGAAACGCCACGCTTCACGAGAAGCTCTGGATGAACCCCGATCCGTGGCGGTCGGCGAAGTCGAAGACCCGCACCAGCTGGGCGTAGTGATAGTTGAGGGTGCGCAGGCCGTCGTCACCGTCGCGTACCCAGACGTGCGGGTACACCAGGGTGTCGTCCATGCGCTGTGGGTCGTAGTGGTCGGCCAGCTTCTCGAAGGGGAGGGCGCGCAGCAGTTCGGCGGTGTACGACACGTCCTCCGGGGTCCAGGTGCTGTAGCCCTTCGTCTCGATGTCGAGTGGGCGGCCGGTGAAGAACAGGTCGACCCCGGTGCGCGCCGCTTCGAACAGGTACCGCAGGCCCGCCCAGGATTTGTCCAGGTAGCCGGTGGGCTCGGTGTCGGGTGTGTGCGCCTGCTCGACGAATCGCTCCGCCCACTCCCTGTCCTGGGTGAGCCGTTCCAGATCGGCTGGGCCCACTTTCGTGAACGACATGACCGCGCCCATGAATTCCCCTCTGCTCGTGTTCATTTCGGCGAACCGACGTGTTGTTCTACCGCCGCACGCAGTGAATGGCCGTCGGCTTGGCATTCGCTTTTCATCGGCTTTCGATGGCATTTCGCGGTCGGTGGGGCGGCGTACGGTGGGAATTGTTCGTCGCAGGAAAACAACACGGGGGTGTTCACATGACCGATTCCGATCGCACACTGATCGCCGTGCTGCTCGACCGTTCCGGGTCGATGCAGTCGATCAAGGCCGACACCGAGGGCGGGCTGGCCGCCTATTTCGAGCAGCAGCGCACGGTGCCGAAATCCATCGAGGTGACGCTGGCGCAGTTCGACACCGCCTACGAGGTGGTCTACGCCAACCAGCCGCTGGACCGGGTGCCGCCGCCGAACCTGGTGCCGCGCGGCGGTACCGCGCTCTACGACGCGATCGGCAAGCTGGTCTCCGACGTGGGGGCCGAACTCGCGGCCCGGCCCGAGCACGAGCGGCCCGGCACCGTGATCGTCGTCGTCCTCACCGACGGCCACGAGAACTCCAGCCGGGAGTGGACCCACGCGGCGGTGAAGTCCCTGATCACCCAGCAGCAGGACGTCTACAACTGGACCTTCGTCTTCCTCGGCGCCAATATGGACGCCGTCGAAGTGGGCACCAACCTGGGCATCGACCGCGACTCCGCCATCACCTACGCCCCGGTCGCGGGCGGCGTCCGCGGCGCCTTCGACGCCCTGTCCGCCTACTCCGCCCGAGCCCAAGCCGCCCCCGCAGGCTCCGCCCGCCGAGCCCGCTTCTCCACCGCCGAACGCCGCAAAGCCGACCCGGGCCGCTAGCCCTGACCACGTCGGCTCAGGCGGCGTCGAATTTCTCGAACCGGGCGACGAAACGCACCTCCAGCGCGTGAGCCAACCGCTCGAGCATGCCTATTGTCGGTGTACCACCGCCTGATTCGAGCCGCGAGATCTCGGGCTGCCGCAACCCGGCACGTTCGGCCAGCTGCGTCTGCGTCAGCCCGAGCTCGAGCCGCAGTTCACGGATGGCCTGTGCCAGTTCGATCGCCAGAATCGCCTCGGCACGGCCCGCTTCGTACTCCGCGGCATCGAAATCCGGCCTGCTCCTCCGTTCGCGCCGAAGGTCATCCATCGAGGAATGCTCAGCCATGATCGGGTACCTCTCTGTCGAAATCCGCGTGGGCTCGATCGTGTTCCGATTCGCACAGTTCCGGCTCGAGCTCTACCACGTAGAGGGTCATAGGATCGATCCTATATAGCATCGATCCTATATGGCAACGGTGTTTCTACTGCCAACCTGGGCGGACGAGGCCGGATTCGTAGGCGAGGACGACCAGTTGGGTGCGGTCGCGGGCGGCGAGTTTGGTGAGGATGCGGCTGACGTGGGTGCGGGCGGTGGCGGGGCTGAGGTAGAGGCGGGCGCCGATTTCGGCGTTGGTGAGGCCCTCGGCGACCAGGGTCATCACCTCGCGTTCGCGGTCGGTGAGTTCGGCCAGTGCGGCGGGTGGGGGTTGTTTGGCGTGGGTGGAGAACTCGGCGAGCAGGCGGCGGGTGACGCCGGGGGACAGCAGGGCGTCGCCCGCGGCGGTCACCCGGACCGCGCGCAGCAGGTCGGCCGGTTCGGTGTGCTTCACCAGGAAACCCGCCGCGCCGGCACGGATCGCCTCGAAGACGTACTCGTCGAGTTCGAAGGTGGTGAGGACGACCACCCTGACCTCGGCGAGCTTGGGATCGTCGGCGATCATCCTGGTCGCGGCCAGCCCGTCCAGGATGGGCATACGGATGTCCATGAGCACCACATCGGGCACCAGCGCGCGGGTCATCCGGATGGCCTGTTCGCCGTTCTCGGCCTCGCCGATCACCTCGATGTCGTCCTGGGCGTCGAGCAGGGCGACGAACCCACCGCGCACCAGTGCCTGATCGTCGGCGACCAGCACCCGGATCACCGGCTCCGCCTCGCTCATGCGCTCGCCTCCTGGTCGTCCGGCGGTGCGGTCGCGGCCGGTGGGGCAGCGTCGATCGGCCGTGCGGCGACCGGTGCCATCTCGCTCACGCGGTCGCCTCCCGATCGTTCGGGGGTTCGCTCGCGGCAGGCGGGGCATCGCCGACCGGCCGCGCGGGCAGCCGTGCCGCCACGCGGAACCCGCCGGAGGGCCGGGGCCCGGCGGTGAGCGCGCCGCCGAGCGCGTGCGCCCGTTCCCGCATCCCGATGATCCCGTTGCCGCCGGCGCCGGAGCGCACGGCCGGGCCGGTGGGCCGGGTGTTGTCGACGGTGATGTCGACCGATTCGGCGGTGTAGCGCAGGGTGATCAGCGCGGCGGCGCCGGGCGCGTGCCGCACCACATTGGTCAGCGATTCCTGGATGATCCTGGCCGCGGCCACGTCCATCACGCTCGGCAGTTTCTTGGGCGTGCCGATGATCTTGGTGTCGACGGTCAATCCGGTCGCGCGGGTGCGTTCCAGCAGCGTGTCGAGATCGTCCAGGGACGGCGCGGGCGCGCGCGGCGCGGGTCGCGGCGGCGGGGCGGGCTGGGGCGCGGGTGGCGGCGAATCGGGCGCGGCGGCAACCGAATCGGAATACTCCTCGACGGGCGCCACGCTCGCTCCGCTGCGGATGGCGTGCAGCAGCGTGTGCACCTCGGTGAGCGCCTCCTTGGACGTGGTCTTGATGGTGGCCAGCGCGGCGGCGGCCTGCTGCGGTTTGCGATCGAACAGCTCGAGCGCCACCGAGGACTGCACATTGATCAGCGAAAGACTGTGCGCGAGCACATCGTGCAGCTCCCGTGCGATGGCGAGGCGTTCCTCACTGGCCGCCCGCGCCTGCTGCGCCTGCTCGTCGCGGCGCGCGGCCTCGGCGCGCTGCCTGCGCGCGAGCACGATCGCCCGCCGCTGACGCACCCCCTCGGCCACCGCGATCAGCACACCCATCCAGGCCAGTAGCCCGAAGGCCTGCCAGGCGCCGGTGCCCCGACCGAGCAGCGCGGGCAGCGGCCACACCATGGTCAGATAGCCCACCGCGACCAACGGATATGTGCGCCAACGCGATCCGTTGATGGCGGCGGTCAGGAAGGCGATCACCAGCGACAGGAAGATCGGCCCATAGCCGTAGTCGCGCAGCACGTAGACGATCGCGGCGAACAGCGTCACCAGCAGGACTGGCTCCGGCAGCAGCCGCCGGAAGCCCAGCGCGATCGGGCCCGCGAGCAGCAACAGATACGCGAACGCGTCGAGCGAACGCACCCCGCTCTGGTGCGTATTCGCCCCGGAGCTCCCGGCGAGCTGGATCACCGCGACCACCACTGCCAGGCCCCAGTCCTGAACGACCGAGCCACGCTCCCATTTCGCAGACGCTCCCACCTCTGTCACCCTATTGCGTGCGACGGCCGCCCGCGTGGGCCTGCGCGCGTAATTCCGGCTGGAACCACGCCGCGGCCGGTCAGCGGCGCCTCTCGGGGCGAATGTCTGGCGTCGCGGTAGGCCGCGCGGCGTAGTGGCGAAGCCGCCGCGCGACGGATGCCCGAACGCCGGTCCGGCGCGGATTCTGAGTCCATGAACGATTCGATCGTGGTCACCGACGGGCTGACCAAGCGCTACGGCGAGCACCTCGCGGTGGACGCGGTGAGTATGCGGGTCGGCGCGGGGGAGATCTACGGCTTCCTCGGCCCCAACGGCGCGGGCAAGACCACCACGCTGCGCATGCTGGCCGGACTGATCCGGCCCAGCGCGGGCACGGCGCTGGTGCGCGGCCTGCCGCCGGGCGACCCGGCGGTCCTGCGCCGCATCGGCGTGCTCATCGAAGGCCCCGGCTTCTATCCGTACCTGTCCGGTCGCGACAATCTGCGCGTCCTGGCCCGATATCGCGGCCACGGTGCGGAGGCGGTCGAGCGCGCGCTGAGCCGCGTCGGCCTGGCGGACCGGGCGGGCGACCGCTTTCGCACCTATTCCCTCGGCATGAAACAGCGACTCGGTGTCGGCGCCGCCCTGCTCGGCGACCCCGATCTGCTCGTCCTCGACGAGCCGACCAACGGCCTCGATCCGGCGGGCCTGGCCGACATGCGCACCCTCATCGTCGATCTCGCCGCCGACGGGCACACGGTGCTGCTGTCGAGCCATCAGCTGGCCGAGGTGCAGGAGATCTGCCATCGCGTAGGCGTGATCGCCGGCGGCAGGTTGCTGGCGGAGTCGACGGTGGCCGAACTACGCGGCACCGCAACGCTGCTGGTACGCGCGGACCCCGTCGCGTCCGCTGTCGCCGCGATCCGGGCGGTTACCGGCGCGCCGGTGCGGGCCGGTGCCGAGGGGATCCGCGTCGAGGCCACGGCGGCGACGGCGCCCGCCGTGGCGCGGGCCGTGCTGGCGGCGGGCGCCGACCTGCTCGAACTGCGGGTCGACGAGAAATCCCTGGAAGAAGTGTTCTTCGAGATGACGGCTGTGGAGGTCACGCGATGACGAGAGATCTGTGGGCGAGTCTGCGCGCGGAGTCGATCCGGCTGGGCCGCTGGCCCACGTTCTGGATCGTGCTCGGGGTGTGGATTCTGCTGAACCTCACCTTCGCCTACCTGTTCAATTACCTCGCCTACACCTCCGGCGAGAGCGGGGCCATGGCCGACGGCCTACCTCGTGACGTGCTGCTCGGCCAGCTGATGCCCGCCGCGGTGCCCGAGGTGTTCACCCAGGGGATGGCCATGTTCGGCGGCGCGTTGATGCTGATCCTGGGCGCGCTCGCGGTCGGCAGCGGGTACGGCTGGGGCACCTGGAAGACGGTGTTCACCCAGGGGCCGAGCAGGCAGGCCGTGGTCGGTGGACTGCTGGTCGGCCTGCTCGTCGTCGTGATCGCGCTCGTCGGTGTGG
It encodes the following:
- a CDS encoding DUF1877 family protein codes for the protein MNTSRGEFMGAVMSFTKVGPADLERLTQDREWAERFVEQAHTPDTEPTGYLDKSWAGLRYLFEAARTGVDLFFTGRPLDIETKGYSTWTPEDVSYTAELLRALPFEKLADHYDPQRMDDTLVYPHVWVRDGDDGLRTLNYHYAQLVRVFDFADRHGSGFIQSFS
- a CDS encoding sensor histidine kinase yields the protein MGASAKWERGSVVQDWGLAVVVAVIQLAGSSGANTHQSGVRSLDAFAYLLLLAGPIALGFRRLLPEPVLLVTLFAAIVYVLRDYGYGPIFLSLVIAFLTAAINGSRWRTYPLVAVGYLTMVWPLPALLGRGTGAWQAFGLLAWMGVLIAVAEGVRQRRAIVLARRQRAEAARRDEQAQQARAASEERLAIARELHDVLAHSLSLINVQSSVALELFDRKPQQAAAALATIKTTSKEALTEVHTLLHAIRSGASVAPVEEYSDSVAAAPDSPPPAPQPAPPPRPAPRAPAPSLDDLDTLLERTRATGLTVDTKIIGTPKKLPSVMDVAAARIIQESLTNVVRHAPGAAALITLRYTAESVDITVDNTRPTGPAVRSGAGGNGIIGMRERAHALGGALTAGPRPSGGFRVAARLPARPVGDAPPAASEPPNDREATA
- a CDS encoding response regulator, which codes for MSEAEPVIRVLVADDQALVRGGFVALLDAQDDIEVIGEAENGEQAIRMTRALVPDVVLMDIRMPILDGLAATRMIADDPKLAEVRVVVLTTFELDEYVFEAIRAGAAGFLVKHTEPADLLRAVRVTAAGDALLSPGVTRRLLAEFSTHAKQPPPAALAELTDREREVMTLVAEGLTNAEIGARLYLSPATARTHVSRILTKLAARDRTQLVVLAYESGLVRPGWQ
- a CDS encoding SHOCT domain-containing protein, producing the protein MNIFDSATTLTVLADHYDGGWHPWPFFWIFPLLFWVTVLAVLFLARRRCAGRGGGVAALRDGFARGEISEAEYRTRLAVLTEPRAKK
- a CDS encoding vWA domain-containing protein, yielding MTDSDRTLIAVLLDRSGSMQSIKADTEGGLAAYFEQQRTVPKSIEVTLAQFDTAYEVVYANQPLDRVPPPNLVPRGGTALYDAIGKLVSDVGAELAARPEHERPGTVIVVVLTDGHENSSREWTHAAVKSLITQQQDVYNWTFVFLGANMDAVEVGTNLGIDRDSAITYAPVAGGVRGAFDALSAYSARAQAAPAGSARRARFSTAERRKADPGR
- a CDS encoding helix-turn-helix domain-containing protein, with the protein product MAEHSSMDDLRRERRSRPDFDAAEYEAGRAEAILAIELAQAIRELRLELGLTQTQLAERAGLRQPEISRLESGGGTPTIGMLERLAHALEVRFVARFEKFDAA
- a CDS encoding helix-turn-helix domain-containing protein, whose translation is MCTVTLIESGASGLDNVLAGLQWRFAGRDEFALAAGGWEHLAGGPTALVVTDGLVRVHCPASVDHDGEAEDLASGDFLFVPRPNRLALTGLAESAVLRVRLDPVGSGNAMDALPRRVLLTEFVRHAPLAATMLEHLVRDCPDPFGVQGDRVATLIGSMAIESWHARGCAPKRWLLRVNEPGVARAVAAMHADPGREWTVEALARVALASRSGFAARFQAATGLTPGRYLTALRVERAQLFLAERDASVGAVARRLGYRSETAFGRAFRRHTGRTPTEWRRAARG
- a CDS encoding MFS transporter: MTTTSTLAAAPHTGRRAWPALLTMFLGSFTLVTAEFLPPGVLTALADDLRVPEGVVGLSVSATALTALLAALGLGSLFPKVDRRTLLLVLTVGAAVSNVLVAVAPNIATLLLARLLLGVAVGGYWSMALVIAAQLVPAERLGRAMMIVNAGTTVATVAGVPLGVLLSTYAGWRTVFVVAAGLTVLAAVAVRLMLPPIAPSKGIGFAAMGAALRAPGVALGLVSVVAVIGGHFAGFTYIRPALTELMDAGPTAVPVLLALFGIGGLIGNFVLGSLADRRLEVLLVAVPTAIGLSLLAIIGSAAVPVLGYVAVVVWGGAFGGILNLVQVWVSRVLPDRIEAGSGLVVGGFQLAIILGSAVGGRGVDGIGLAATYGFAAGAAILGGVLVRVSLARSRG
- a CDS encoding LLM class flavin-dependent oxidoreductase; the encoded protein is MRFGIILTPSSGAEWTRAVVDAERRGYATVLLPDTLYTPSPLPALAAAAAVTRHLRLRPNVLADPLRTTGQTVRDVAALQLLSDGRFELGIGTGRPDARSEAERLGLPWASAGERRQHLIDTVSAVRAQVDPPPPVVIAANGPRMLATAAAHADRVLLAAAPDATEDELARMVGMVTEHTDRPIRFTLQLTGIGDRVPVWLSARLGLTADKLRAAHAAGLLPSDPQAAVEILESRGARYGIDEVIVPGELADAFAPVVALARQ
- a CDS encoding ABC transporter ATP-binding protein, with translation MNDSIVVTDGLTKRYGEHLAVDAVSMRVGAGEIYGFLGPNGAGKTTTLRMLAGLIRPSAGTALVRGLPPGDPAVLRRIGVLIEGPGFYPYLSGRDNLRVLARYRGHGAEAVERALSRVGLADRAGDRFRTYSLGMKQRLGVGAALLGDPDLLVLDEPTNGLDPAGLADMRTLIVDLAADGHTVLLSSHQLAEVQEICHRVGVIAGGRLLAESTVAELRGTATLLVRADPVASAVAAIRAVTGAPVRAGAEGIRVEATAATAPAVARAVLAAGADLLELRVDEKSLEEVFFEMTAVEVTR